In Osmerus mordax isolate fOsmMor3 chromosome 23, fOsmMor3.pri, whole genome shotgun sequence, one DNA window encodes the following:
- the si:ch73-375g18.1 gene encoding kinesin-like protein KIF1C, whose product PQVALGDFRHSRQEIEALAIVKMKELCRMYSKRDQQERDTWRAVAQDVWETVGIGEERGEAGEEGGGEGGGVYDLKAHIDKLTDVLQEVKLQNNMKDEEIRALRDRMVRMENTLPSGQDDGMDDDDDEEGDEGGEEGEGGEGGAPKEVRVTRLMEEDAAFRRGRLRWLKQEQARLLNLQQQSITKKLRQNSQASGLTPSLAPSLTPGPTPLTPVHLPGTGRFIPPQDCKLKFPFKSNPHHRLSWGPATAAMLGLAGEEGGGEEGGEGQGGGKGTGSPPPPMMPPPPGQSAPLLPLPFQMPPPRMRTPSPHRAWQQRNQGNGNQGNPHFFQQHQQRYRRNSLDSSTHGNSRHGNHNNNGNHGGGGGGVGSGHQGRPRYRRGSQSPGAEPREQYQQRGGGAAGWGGAAAAVPPVLQQPQPPLPQPPHAQRPLPQPPHPQRPLPALPKPSLPLAAPPLSPSGGARGARGAGGAGGPRLGLQHPPSHEEAVQRPRSEKQGDACVTYDL is encoded by the exons CCCCAGGTGGCCCTTGGAGACTTCCGGCACTCTCGCCAGGAGATCGAGGCGCTGGCGATCGTGAAGATGAAAGAGCTGTGCAGGATGTACTCcaagagagaccagcaggagagagacacctgGCGCGCCGTTGCCCAGGATGTGTGGGAGACTGTGGGcattggggaggagaggggggaggcgggggaggaggggggaggagagggcggggGAGTGTACGACCTGAAGGCCCACATTGATAAGCTGACAGATGTCCTGCAGGAAGTGAAGCTGCAGAACAACATGAAGGACGAAGAGATCCGAGCCCTGAGAGACCGCATGGTCCGCATGGAGAACACCCTGCCTtctggacag GACGACGGcatggatgatgatgatgatgaggagggcgatgaggggggggaggagggggaggggggggagggcggggcccCTAAGGAGGTGCGTGTGACTCGTTTGATGGAGGAGGACGCAGCGTTCAGGAGGGGCCGTCTGCGCTGGCTCAAACAGGAGCAGGCCCGTCTGCTCAACCTGCAGCAACAGAGCATCACCAAGAAGCTGCGGCAGAACAGCCAGGCCTCcggcctcacccccagcctcgcccccagcctcacccccggccccacccccctcacccccgtaCACCTGCCGGGCACGGGCCGCTTCATCCCCCCCCAGGACTGCAAGCTCAAGTTCCCCTTCAAGAGCAACCCCCACCACCGGCTGTCCTGGGGTCCGGCCACGGCGGCCATGCTGGGtctggcgggggaggaggggggaggcgaggaggggggagaggggcagggagggggtaaAGGGACAGggtccccacctcctcccatgATGCCCCCCCCTCCGGGGCAGTccgcccccctgctgcccctccccttccagatGCCCCCCCCCCGTATGCGCACCCCGAGCCCCCACCGCGCCTGGCAACAGCGTAACCAGGGCAATGGTAACCAGGGAAACCCCCACTTCTTCCAGCAGCATCAGCAACGATACCGCCGGAACTCTCTGGACAGCTCCACCCACGGCAACAGTCGGCAcggcaaccacaacaacaacggTAACCACggaggcggagggggcggggttGGGTCTGGTCACCAGGGGCGACCGCGATACAGGCGGGGTTCTCAGAGTCCAGGGGCAGAGCCTAGGGAGCAGTaccagcagagaggggggggggcggcagggtgggggggggcagcagcagcagttccACCCGTACTTCAACAACCACAACCCCCCCTTCCACAACCCCCCCATGCACAACGGCCCCTTCCACAACCCCCCCATCCACAACGGCCCCTTCCAGCCCTTCCCAAACCCTCACTACCACTCGCTGCCCcgcccctctcaccctcaggcggggccaggggggccaggggggccgggggggccggggggcccagGCTGGGGCTTCAACACCCCCCCTCGCATGAGGAGGCAGTTCAGCGCCCCCGATCTGAAAAACAAGGAGACGCCTGTGTGACCTATGACCTCTGA